The following proteins are encoded in a genomic region of Natronorubrum halophilum:
- a CDS encoding EamA family transporter: MEYLLWVLIALLAYSGVAPLTSVIMEDVPATPGLFLATLVFLVIASGVMVSTGTADPSAAVSVEAGYVYVAGAFLTIGILAYTAALESGPVSVVVPVFGLFIVGSSVLSILFLGETMTATRAAGIVCAVLAIVCSAGGNR; encoded by the coding sequence ATGGAGTATCTCCTGTGGGTCCTGATAGCGCTTCTCGCCTACTCGGGCGTCGCCCCCCTGACGAGCGTCATCATGGAGGACGTTCCGGCGACCCCGGGACTGTTCCTCGCGACGCTCGTCTTCCTCGTGATCGCGTCCGGGGTGATGGTCTCGACCGGCACTGCCGATCCATCCGCCGCCGTGTCGGTCGAGGCCGGCTACGTCTACGTCGCCGGTGCCTTCCTCACGATCGGCATTCTGGCGTACACCGCGGCGCTCGAGAGCGGCCCGGTGAGCGTCGTCGTTCCGGTTTTCGGGCTGTTCATCGTCGGGAGTTCGGTCCTAAGTATCCTCTTTCTCGGCGAAACGATGACGGCGACTCGAGCGGCCGGGATCGTCTGTGCGGTGCTCGCGATCGTCTGCAGCGCGGGTGGAAACCGATGA
- a CDS encoding 8-oxo-dGTP diphosphatase, whose protein sequence is MIEATLCFPQRSRRSDGDRTDEVLLIEKRRGLGEGWYNGPGGKLEAGETPRECAVRETHEEVGLEIDPDVVEKAGELTFFLDGEAHTFCHVYRTRSFSGEPTASAEARPEWVPVTDVPYDQMWTDDRLWLPGVLEGRTVVGEFRFAGGTPLDEAEFVDHDLEWDVPVEIDTE, encoded by the coding sequence ATGATCGAGGCGACGCTGTGCTTCCCGCAACGGAGCCGTCGTAGTGACGGCGACCGCACGGACGAGGTGCTCCTGATCGAGAAGCGACGCGGTCTCGGCGAGGGCTGGTACAACGGCCCCGGCGGGAAACTCGAGGCCGGCGAGACGCCCCGCGAGTGTGCCGTTCGCGAGACTCACGAGGAGGTCGGTCTCGAGATCGATCCGGACGTCGTAGAGAAGGCGGGCGAACTCACGTTCTTCCTCGACGGCGAAGCGCACACGTTCTGTCACGTGTACCGGACGCGTTCGTTCTCCGGTGAACCGACCGCCTCCGCGGAGGCCCGGCCGGAGTGGGTCCCCGTGACGGACGTCCCCTACGACCAGATGTGGACGGACGACCGGCTCTGGTTACCGGGCGTCCTCGAGGGCCGGACGGTCGTCGGCGAGTTTCGGTTCGCGGGCGGGACGCCGCTGGACGAAGCCGAGTTCGTCGATCACGACCTCGAATGGGACGTCCCCGTCGAAATCGACACCGAATAA
- a CDS encoding ATP-dependent DNA helicase — MGDDGGEGSLEENRLEPTDSQRAVIDSRVACTSVNAGAGTGKTTTMLMRIERAIERGDVDPEDVLVLTFANEAAGSIREAVAERLDPGAAAAIDVYTYHSFCYRLVQEYAYYLGYSPEFDVITEQKRRRIVGRLLAENDYDFAAASVRGDGSPEAVTSAVDRFIQAMSQEDIAPDQLQNQLPAVRSLELCNEFVLWLERTAGDELSFDNEALRYFNADEHLEASRESLVAYGKLLEYCREQIAEAPAAFREDDVVRDVDRYLRVLQECVTNTIEALSLEEPTTKQLPRALFGNEIWRTATERIEQSPFGRLKHYVEFLRLARHYTAVYADYHDTLEAERTLDFDELVRTATGLLSDESIADEITGQWTQVYCDEFQDTDETQFALITELTDGPDRPDLLAIGDKDQAIYGWRGTDREGLDRLAAAYNDHEAIELELNFRSRQEILDLTNHCEYGSQSSKTLREVGRTPGEYGMDDGAGSEGDASDGEPAQPPDRVVKVESDEVGWSTAEQVATTVSRLLNGEAENVPQRGLEDIAVIVRTNRHAQAVADELRELRIPYEISGSPRGDISPGMQTVLSYLRVLVDSDADAHLRRVLLYRYRLSEPTLATLQQRDGSLYDAVMTVDAAPLEDPDRVERARDHLAELETLRDVYPLSGFFRRFREVTRLEWFLTSEERAELESLERFVDAYTGDSVIQTLTPAFVDALEGTLRGGGSDRTRGTQSSDSIDVMTVHQAKGLEFDTVLVPYLSDEEWCVENDYAERAQYRLLAAALDDEIDSPLLADLATETVGEEWRVLHVALTRAENHLFVFGSEYDYDGEEGELAASTAEACLASEIEWSVVGQRMNLWSSLRSSFEQVRETYPETVVDRTEAIALSAGLSPGTITYYAGYDDRPIEPLETREAIRTVHRLGRLLRNGTLLPAADAASHGPRGRERERENGSTGTTRRVPSGRRPSALTTDTVRFPVETLSDATELPAAMRHSYSAMETHDTCARKHYLDHVVRAIDDPAAVGEFRSETSSQSGSRLVGTVFHDIAEEAFYREYRTREEWREAALRQLTARDLLEHRQAVLACIDRFFEASAPGFDEAVADWSPLAAELPFALEEVTGVSGEVVGYVDSVRRTPDGDLVVLDYKATAERIDPGDATQLALYARACERRFDESVSAVGYVYVGDVDGPRVDLMDPTDLPPWSAVLATLEAVDDPSFRETTPDDHCEYCPHRSLGCGPEEGEHGGNASSDD, encoded by the coding sequence ATGGGTGACGATGGCGGCGAGGGGTCTCTCGAGGAAAATCGTCTCGAACCGACGGACAGCCAGCGGGCCGTCATCGACAGTCGGGTGGCCTGTACCTCCGTCAACGCCGGGGCCGGAACCGGCAAGACGACGACGATGCTCATGCGGATCGAGCGCGCGATCGAACGGGGCGACGTCGACCCCGAGGACGTGTTGGTGTTGACGTTCGCGAACGAGGCCGCCGGGAGCATCCGTGAGGCGGTCGCCGAACGCCTCGATCCCGGGGCGGCGGCGGCGATTGACGTCTACACCTACCACTCCTTCTGTTACCGATTGGTTCAGGAGTACGCCTACTACCTGGGCTACTCGCCCGAGTTCGACGTGATTACCGAACAAAAACGACGCCGAATCGTGGGTCGGCTGCTCGCCGAGAACGACTACGACTTCGCGGCCGCGTCGGTTCGGGGCGACGGCTCGCCGGAAGCCGTCACCAGCGCCGTCGATCGGTTCATTCAGGCGATGAGTCAGGAGGATATCGCGCCCGACCAGCTCCAGAACCAGCTGCCGGCGGTACGCTCTCTCGAGCTCTGCAACGAGTTCGTCCTCTGGCTCGAGCGAACGGCCGGCGACGAGCTTTCCTTCGACAACGAGGCGCTGCGATACTTCAACGCGGACGAACACCTCGAGGCGAGCCGAGAGTCGCTGGTCGCCTACGGCAAACTCCTCGAGTACTGTCGGGAACAGATCGCGGAAGCTCCGGCCGCGTTTCGCGAGGACGACGTCGTTCGCGACGTCGACCGCTATCTCCGGGTGCTTCAGGAGTGCGTGACGAACACGATCGAGGCGCTGTCGCTCGAGGAGCCGACCACGAAGCAGCTGCCGCGAGCGCTCTTTGGCAACGAGATCTGGCGCACGGCGACGGAGCGGATCGAACAGAGCCCGTTCGGTCGCCTGAAACACTACGTCGAGTTCCTGCGACTCGCCCGCCACTACACCGCGGTCTACGCCGACTACCACGACACGCTCGAGGCCGAGCGAACGCTGGATTTCGACGAACTGGTGCGGACGGCGACCGGCTTGCTGTCGGACGAATCGATCGCCGACGAGATCACGGGCCAGTGGACGCAGGTCTACTGCGACGAGTTCCAGGACACCGACGAGACGCAGTTCGCGCTCATCACCGAACTCACGGACGGCCCCGACCGGCCCGACCTGCTCGCCATCGGCGACAAGGATCAGGCGATCTACGGCTGGCGGGGGACCGACAGGGAGGGACTCGACAGGCTCGCGGCGGCGTACAACGACCACGAGGCGATCGAACTCGAACTCAACTTCCGCTCGCGCCAGGAAATCCTGGACCTGACGAACCACTGCGAGTACGGCTCGCAGTCCTCGAAGACGCTCCGCGAGGTCGGCCGGACGCCGGGGGAGTACGGGATGGATGATGGCGCTGGTTCCGAGGGCGACGCTTCGGACGGCGAGCCAGCGCAGCCGCCCGATCGCGTCGTCAAAGTCGAGAGCGACGAGGTCGGCTGGTCGACGGCCGAGCAGGTCGCGACGACCGTCTCGCGGCTGTTGAACGGCGAAGCCGAGAACGTCCCCCAGCGCGGCCTCGAGGACATCGCGGTTATCGTCCGGACGAATCGCCACGCGCAGGCGGTCGCCGACGAACTGCGAGAGCTCCGGATCCCCTACGAGATTTCGGGGTCGCCACGCGGCGATATCTCGCCGGGGATGCAGACCGTTCTGTCGTATCTTCGCGTACTCGTCGACTCGGATGCCGACGCCCACCTCCGGCGCGTGCTGCTCTATCGGTACCGCCTTTCCGAGCCCACCCTCGCGACGCTCCAGCAACGAGACGGATCGCTGTACGACGCGGTGATGACCGTCGACGCGGCACCGCTCGAGGACCCGGATCGAGTCGAACGGGCGCGCGACCACCTCGCGGAACTGGAGACGCTTCGAGACGTCTACCCGCTGTCGGGATTCTTCCGCCGGTTCCGCGAGGTGACGCGCCTCGAGTGGTTCCTCACGAGCGAGGAGCGAGCGGAACTCGAGTCGCTCGAGCGCTTCGTCGACGCCTACACCGGCGATTCGGTGATCCAGACGCTGACGCCGGCGTTCGTCGACGCGCTCGAGGGGACGCTCCGGGGCGGCGGCAGCGACCGCACTCGCGGCACGCAGTCGTCGGACTCGATCGACGTGATGACGGTTCATCAGGCCAAAGGCCTCGAGTTCGACACCGTGCTCGTTCCGTACCTCTCCGACGAGGAGTGGTGCGTCGAGAACGACTACGCCGAACGCGCCCAGTACCGGCTTCTCGCGGCGGCGCTCGACGACGAGATCGACTCGCCGCTGCTCGCGGACCTCGCGACCGAGACGGTCGGCGAGGAGTGGCGCGTGCTTCACGTCGCGCTCACTCGCGCCGAGAACCACCTGTTCGTCTTCGGTTCCGAGTACGACTACGACGGCGAGGAGGGCGAACTCGCCGCGTCGACCGCCGAAGCGTGTCTCGCGAGCGAGATCGAGTGGTCGGTGGTCGGTCAGCGGATGAACCTCTGGTCGTCGCTGCGATCGAGTTTCGAGCAGGTGCGGGAGACCTATCCCGAAACCGTCGTCGACCGAACCGAGGCGATCGCGCTCTCGGCCGGCCTCAGCCCGGGGACGATCACCTACTACGCCGGGTACGACGACCGCCCGATCGAACCGCTCGAGACGCGCGAGGCGATCCGCACGGTTCACCGACTCGGTCGACTGCTGCGCAACGGGACGCTGTTGCCCGCCGCCGACGCGGCGAGTCACGGCCCCCGTGGACGGGAACGCGAGCGCGAGAACGGATCAACGGGGACGACCCGGCGGGTACCGAGTGGCCGTCGGCCGTCCGCGCTAACGACCGACACCGTCCGCTTCCCCGTCGAGACGCTCTCGGACGCGACCGAGTTGCCCGCCGCGATGCGCCACAGCTACTCGGCGATGGAGACCCACGACACCTGTGCGCGAAAGCACTACCTCGACCATGTCGTCCGGGCGATCGACGATCCGGCGGCGGTCGGCGAGTTCCGCTCGGAGACCTCGAGCCAATCCGGTTCCCGGCTCGTCGGGACCGTCTTTCACGATATCGCCGAGGAGGCGTTCTACCGCGAGTACCGAACCCGCGAGGAGTGGCGCGAGGCCGCCCTCAGACAGCTGACCGCGCGGGACCTGCTCGAGCACCGCCAGGCCGTCCTCGCGTGCATCGATCGCTTTTTCGAGGCGAGCGCCCCCGGCTTCGACGAGGCGGTCGCCGACTGGAGCCCCCTCGCCGCGGAACTGCCCTTCGCGCTCGAGGAGGTCACCGGCGTGAGCGGCGAGGTCGTCGGCTACGTGGATTCGGTTCGGAGAACGCCCGACGGCGACCTCGTCGTTCTCGATTACAAGGCGACGGCCGAGCGGATCGATCCCGGCGACGCCACGCAACTGGCGCTGTACGCCCGCGCCTGTGAACGGCGCTTCGACGAGTCGGTGTCGGCTGTCGGCTACGTCTACGTCGGGGACGTCGACGGTCCGCGCGTCGACCTCATGGACCCGACGGATTTGCCGCCATGGTCGGCGGTGCTCGCGACGCTCGAGGCGGTCGACGATCCGTCGTTCCGCGAGACGACGCCGGACGATCACTGCGAATACTGTCCGCACCGGTCCCTCGGCTGTGGACCCGAGGAGGGCGAACACGGTGGCAACGCCTCGAGCGACGACTGA
- a CDS encoding quinone oxidoreductase family protein: MRAIEVTEYGDSEQLEAIDVDMPEPDAGEVRIEVEAAGINFADIMQRRGVYPGGPEAPYTPGMEVAGTIDAIGGGAEHDSAENASGEEPRAGLELDEGDRVVAMLNTGGYAEYAIGNAQMLFPIPEGMSFEEAAGFPVQFLTAHSCLFEWGGLEADEAVLIQAAAGGVGTAAVQLASNAGAEVFGTASTRDKLDLAADLGCDHPINYTQTDFRDVVDEETDGEGVDLVLESVGDDVFERSLDAMSHFGRMVTYGVASGVPGTVENRRLLFENKTVKGFHLGQAASHDPSRIMNAVPELTAGLSSGDLEVVLGKSFALEDAAEAHQYIEDRKSSGKVVLKP; this comes from the coding sequence ATGCGAGCCATCGAGGTAACAGAATACGGCGACAGCGAGCAACTCGAGGCGATCGACGTGGATATGCCCGAACCCGACGCGGGCGAGGTCCGAATCGAGGTCGAAGCCGCGGGGATCAACTTCGCGGACATCATGCAACGCCGCGGGGTCTATCCGGGCGGACCCGAGGCCCCGTACACCCCCGGTATGGAGGTCGCGGGAACGATCGACGCGATCGGCGGGGGCGCAGAGCATGACTCCGCGGAAAACGCGAGCGGCGAAGAGCCACGAGCGGGCCTCGAGTTAGACGAGGGCGACCGCGTCGTCGCGATGCTGAATACCGGCGGCTACGCCGAGTACGCGATCGGGAACGCCCAGATGCTCTTCCCCATCCCCGAGGGGATGAGCTTCGAGGAGGCCGCCGGCTTCCCCGTGCAGTTCCTGACCGCCCACAGCTGTCTGTTCGAGTGGGGCGGCCTTGAGGCGGACGAGGCGGTTCTCATCCAGGCCGCTGCGGGCGGCGTCGGGACGGCCGCGGTCCAGCTCGCCTCGAACGCCGGCGCGGAGGTGTTCGGCACCGCGAGCACCCGGGACAAACTCGACCTCGCCGCAGATCTCGGCTGTGATCATCCCATCAATTACACCCAGACGGACTTTCGGGACGTCGTCGACGAGGAGACCGACGGCGAGGGCGTCGATCTCGTCCTCGAGAGCGTCGGCGACGACGTCTTCGAGCGCAGCCTCGACGCGATGAGTCACTTCGGACGCATGGTCACCTACGGCGTCGCCAGCGGAGTTCCAGGAACCGTCGAGAACCGTCGCTTGCTGTTCGAGAACAAGACCGTGAAAGGGTTCCACCTCGGACAGGCCGCCTCCCACGACCCGAGTCGGATCATGAACGCCGTCCCCGAACTCACGGCGGGGCTGAGCAGCGGCGATCTCGAGGTCGTCCTCGGGAAGTCGTTCGCGCTCGAGGACGCCGCTGAAGCCCACCAGTACATCGAAGACCGCAAGAGTTCCGGGAAGGTCGTGCTAAAACCCTGA
- a CDS encoding putative sodium/potassium/calcium exchanger codes for MTDTTRRRTLIAAVSGTVSALAGCQGRSSDGNDEGETDAEEDLFADDGDPVEIGEDESEPADEDDVTVEEDTDEDISADGTIEVLAGVEVDGSIDAGEDALLEEDVEVAGPIDAGNVELGSDVVVDDDVTAGGDVTTAEDAEIAGPIDAGGAVDLGDDSTVDGDVTAEGSVTTRADVAVDGSIDAGGAVYLGNGTEVDGDVSGETVEEGDDTDVDGDIEEDDGEDDDGDDGDEDDDGDDGDEDDAGNDSDEDDDDGDDGEEDDAGNDGDEDDDGDDA; via the coding sequence ATGACTGATACGACTCGTCGGCGAACGCTCATCGCGGCCGTTTCCGGAACCGTTAGCGCGCTCGCGGGCTGTCAGGGCCGGTCGTCCGACGGCAACGACGAGGGTGAAACCGACGCCGAAGAAGACCTCTTCGCGGACGACGGCGATCCGGTCGAGATCGGGGAAGACGAGAGCGAACCCGCCGACGAAGACGATGTTACCGTCGAGGAGGACACGGACGAGGACATCTCGGCCGACGGGACGATCGAAGTTCTCGCCGGCGTCGAAGTCGACGGCTCGATCGACGCCGGCGAGGACGCGCTCCTCGAGGAAGACGTCGAGGTCGCGGGACCGATCGACGCCGGCAACGTCGAACTCGGATCGGACGTTGTGGTCGACGACGACGTTACTGCAGGGGGAGACGTAACGACCGCCGAAGACGCCGAGATCGCGGGGCCGATCGACGCCGGCGGTGCCGTCGATCTCGGCGACGACAGCACGGTGGACGGCGACGTGACCGCCGAGGGATCGGTAACGACCCGCGCGGACGTAGCGGTCGACGGCTCGATCGACGCCGGCGGAGCGGTGTATCTCGGGAACGGCACCGAGGTCGACGGCGACGTCTCCGGTGAAACGGTCGAGGAAGGTGACGATACCGATGTCGACGGTGACATCGAAGAAGACGATGGGGAGGACGATGACGGTGACGACGGCGACGAAGACGATGATGGTGATGACGGCGATGAAGACGATGCAGGGAACGATAGCGACGAAGATGATGATGATGGTGATGACGGCGAAGAAGACGATGCAGGGAACGATGGCGACGAAGACGACGATGGCGACGACGCGTAA
- a CDS encoding EamA family transporter, with translation MSRRYLLLSLVAFVAYSLVAPLLKVAMETIPSTTAVFISNAVMLALLGGLLLYNGTSPRPYLSHQKTPHIVVWGVLLAVGLLAYYRALALGPVSVVVPIYGLFIAVSSIIGIVALEESLTTRTAMGIGFAVLAVVLMSL, from the coding sequence ATGAGTCGACGGTATCTGCTCCTCTCGTTGGTCGCGTTCGTCGCGTACAGTCTTGTTGCTCCCCTGTTGAAGGTCGCGATGGAAACGATCCCGAGCACGACGGCGGTGTTCATCTCGAACGCCGTCATGCTCGCCCTGCTCGGCGGGTTGTTGCTCTACAACGGGACATCGCCGCGCCCGTACCTCTCGCACCAGAAAACGCCGCACATCGTCGTCTGGGGCGTCCTGCTCGCGGTCGGTCTCCTGGCGTACTACCGGGCGCTCGCCCTCGGTCCGGTGAGCGTCGTCGTTCCGATATACGGACTGTTCATCGCGGTTAGCTCGATTATCGGGATCGTCGCACTCGAGGAGTCGCTGACGACCAGAACGGCGATGGGGATCGGTTTCGCCGTCCTCGCGGTGGTCCTGATGTCACTGTAA